One Amorphoplanes digitatis genomic window carries:
- a CDS encoding response regulator yields MIRVMIADDQAMVRTGFGMIIGAQPDMELVGEAADGVEAVAMARKLRPDVALFDIRMPRMDGLEALRLLAGPGVADPIKVVVVTTFDLDEYVHQALRNGAAGFLLKDSGPALLVEAVRAAMSGDALISPSITVRLLEHLSPPAPAGDDGGLSPRELDVVKLAARGLTNAEIATKLFISVGTVKTHLGSVQTKLGARNRVEIAAWAWERRLVG; encoded by the coding sequence GTGATCCGCGTGATGATCGCCGACGACCAGGCGATGGTGCGTACCGGCTTCGGGATGATCATCGGCGCGCAGCCGGACATGGAGCTGGTCGGCGAGGCCGCGGACGGCGTCGAGGCGGTGGCGATGGCCCGCAAGCTGCGGCCGGACGTGGCGCTCTTCGACATCCGGATGCCCCGGATGGACGGCCTCGAGGCCCTGCGGCTGCTCGCCGGCCCGGGCGTCGCGGACCCCATCAAGGTGGTCGTGGTGACGACCTTCGACCTCGACGAGTACGTGCATCAGGCGCTGCGCAACGGCGCGGCCGGCTTCCTGCTGAAGGACTCGGGGCCGGCGCTGCTGGTCGAGGCGGTCCGCGCGGCGATGTCGGGTGACGCGCTGATCAGCCCGTCGATCACCGTACGGCTGCTGGAGCACCTGTCGCCGCCGGCGCCGGCGGGCGACGACGGCGGCCTGTCGCCGCGCGAGCTGGACGTGGTGAAGCTGGCGGCCCGCGGCCTGACGAACGCGGAGATCGCCACCAAGCTCTTCATCTCGGTCGGCACGGTCAAGACGCACCTGGGCAGCGTCCAGACCAAGCTGGGCGCCCGCAACCGGGTGGAGATCGCCGCATGGGCCTGGGAGCGCCGCCTGGTCGGCTGA
- a CDS encoding sensor histidine kinase yields MLTRKNLLFHSGQVAALVLMAVLGLIDLSTLTSGGSLLLAPVMIVSAVATALVWLPRHRQGSKRLPKIAMLLAGCSLLLTIALAVVTGGVGGSFGLAEAVGLLGVMYVVTRRGDAQWAVAAVLPIGMAIGFMPLRGGLTADYVIAGLALGLAATAVIGLAVYLRTIESTRQRAIDSVRAEQRTEFARDLHDFIAHHVTGIVVQAQGARFVAEQDPKRVMLALEQIEAAGAETMASMRRMVGVLRDPNARPDAPLAPLAGVDELGPLLDQFGNSGGVLARLHVDGSTAGIPVEVSTSAYRVVMEALTNIRRHAQGARVADVWVRRTPDWLLVRVANDGSAPRATAPREAPGYGLVGLTERVRAVGGRISAGPGIDGGWVVDAALPLDQEVAR; encoded by the coding sequence ATGTTGACGCGAAAGAATCTTCTGTTCCACTCCGGCCAGGTCGCCGCCCTGGTCCTGATGGCCGTTCTCGGCCTGATCGACCTGAGCACCCTGACCAGCGGCGGCAGCCTGCTGCTCGCGCCGGTGATGATCGTCAGCGCGGTGGCGACCGCGCTGGTCTGGCTGCCCCGGCACCGGCAGGGTTCGAAGCGTCTGCCGAAGATCGCGATGCTGCTCGCCGGGTGCTCTCTGCTGCTGACGATCGCGCTCGCCGTGGTCACCGGCGGCGTCGGTGGCAGCTTCGGGCTGGCCGAGGCGGTCGGCCTGCTCGGCGTCATGTACGTGGTCACCCGCCGGGGCGACGCGCAGTGGGCGGTCGCCGCCGTGCTGCCGATCGGCATGGCGATCGGCTTCATGCCGCTGCGCGGCGGCCTGACGGCCGACTACGTCATCGCCGGCCTGGCTCTCGGCCTGGCCGCGACCGCGGTCATCGGCCTGGCCGTCTACCTGCGCACCATCGAGTCGACCCGGCAGCGGGCGATCGATTCGGTACGGGCCGAGCAGCGCACCGAGTTCGCCCGCGACCTGCACGACTTCATCGCACACCACGTGACCGGCATCGTGGTGCAGGCGCAGGGCGCCCGCTTCGTCGCCGAGCAGGACCCGAAGCGGGTGATGCTCGCCCTCGAGCAGATCGAGGCGGCCGGCGCCGAGACGATGGCGTCGATGCGCCGGATGGTCGGCGTGCTGCGCGACCCGAACGCCCGGCCCGACGCGCCGCTCGCGCCGCTGGCCGGCGTCGACGAGCTCGGGCCGCTGCTCGACCAGTTCGGCAACTCGGGCGGGGTGCTGGCCCGGCTGCACGTGGACGGGAGCACGGCCGGGATACCGGTGGAGGTGTCCACGTCGGCGTACCGGGTGGTGATGGAGGCGCTGACGAACATCCGCCGGCACGCCCAGGGTGCGCGCGTCGCCGACGTGTGGGTGCGCCGTACCCCCGACTGGCTGCTGGTCCGGGTGGCGAACGACGGTTCCGCGCCGCGCGCCACCGCGCCGCGGGAGGCGCCGGGGTACGGTCTCGTGGGCCTGACGGAACGGGTCCGCGCGGTCGGCGGGCGCATCTCCGCCGGGCCGGGCATCGACGGAGGCTGGGTGGTCGACGCGGCCCTGCCGCTCGACCAGGAGGTGGCGCGGTGA
- a CDS encoding ABC transporter ATP-binding protein translates to MRTQSPAIAPAPAGPDDGMTAVAAVDLVKVYGSGDTAVRALDGVTVGFARAQFTAIMGPSGSGKSTLMHCLAGLDTATSGRALLGGTDLTTLSDKVLTKVRRERIGFVFQSYNLLPQLTAEQNITLPLDLAGRRAERGLFAHLADVLGITGRLAHRPSELSGGQQQRVALARALVSRPEVVFADEPTGNLDSRSGAEVLTFLRDSVRDLGQTIVMVTHDPGAAAYADRVVLLADGAVAGDLDRPGHAEIADALRDLGARR, encoded by the coding sequence ATGAGAACGCAGTCCCCGGCCATCGCGCCGGCACCCGCCGGACCGGACGACGGCATGACCGCCGTCGCCGCCGTGGACCTGGTCAAGGTGTACGGCAGCGGAGACACCGCCGTACGGGCACTGGACGGCGTCACCGTCGGCTTCGCCCGGGCACAGTTCACCGCGATCATGGGCCCGTCCGGCTCCGGCAAGTCGACGCTCATGCACTGCCTCGCCGGCCTGGACACGGCCACCTCGGGCCGGGCTCTGCTGGGCGGCACCGACCTCACGACGCTGAGCGACAAGGTCCTCACCAAGGTCCGCCGCGAGCGGATCGGGTTCGTCTTCCAGTCCTACAACCTGCTGCCGCAGCTCACCGCCGAGCAGAACATCACCCTGCCGCTCGACCTGGCCGGCCGGCGCGCCGAACGCGGCCTGTTCGCGCACCTCGCCGACGTGCTCGGCATCACCGGGCGCCTCGCGCACCGGCCCAGCGAGCTCTCCGGCGGCCAGCAGCAGCGGGTCGCCCTGGCCCGCGCGCTGGTCTCCCGCCCCGAGGTGGTCTTCGCCGACGAGCCGACCGGCAACCTCGACTCGCGCTCCGGCGCCGAGGTGCTGACGTTCCTGCGCGACTCGGTGCGCGACCTCGGACAGACCATCGTCATGGTCACCCACGACCCTGGCGCGGCCGCCTACGCCGACCGGGTGGTGCTGCTCGCCGACGGCGCGGTCGCCGGCGACCTGGACCGGCCCGGCCACGCGGAGATCGCCGACGCCCTGCGCGACCTGGGTGCGCGCCGATGA
- a CDS encoding FtsX-like permease family protein, producing the protein MTVLQTQLTGVARRPARLLLTGLAMLVASFVVYATVLAQQIAERTMLDGLSGTPAAVDLVVGPDSPDGAPFLTADHLAKIRAVPGVAEAVGRAETAGTTGGQYLNLTADPGSGPLAVTHVTQGRFPAAPGEIAVSPRTADRLGLPVGTAVTLFTAWDDKGNPAKPVKFTVTGLVDARDDYGFTGYAPESTVAPLAPDGLLARVDLRLSPGADAAAVRAEVERVARSGPAPAEGYERPRVRTGLAVRTAEANKAAADLNALFAVVAMFVAIAVIAAGLVATSTFRIVFAQRMRQLALLRAVGAGRGSISRALAAEGALTGLVAGVAGVLGALAAGHALPPLLRALELSVASPGWPVLPAAGVVLLSVTITVLAVLAPAFSAARVSPLEALRSSGTTGARRDIGVLRWAFGLLFALGAAASAAYVIAGLPGRDDEDYRVEPMLLMVVVSGALAFFALMALGPVLVRPVLATVGWPVRRLGAVGRLAVGGVGGAPRRAAAVSVVVALGVTLIAGLVVTGASIRVLADRELASSVPADFELTSGGDATLPAAVYDQAKASTDLAHVTPYRRLNDVRVGGSEYGLAATDLAMKGLPALDKIDVSAGSLADIGPGRIAVSGFAADETGLKVGDTTTLAAAGKTARVQVVATLPDGAPLQSYLLLDPADLTGLGAPAGYSGLLADAANTGEEGRTAGQKALRQLAQGRTGVGVTVLADQRDQLNLVLNGVLAVALGLIGLTVLIAVVGVGTTTALSVVERVRESGLLRAVGLSRGGLRVMLTAESSLYGVIGATIGLLLGVPYAWLSIKALGVNAPLSLPVWQLAAVFAALVTFTALAGVLPARKASRVSPVAALATDG; encoded by the coding sequence ATGACCGTGTTGCAGACCCAGCTGACCGGGGTCGCGCGGCGCCCGGCCCGGCTGCTGCTGACCGGCCTGGCGATGCTCGTCGCGTCCTTCGTGGTCTACGCGACAGTGCTCGCGCAGCAGATCGCCGAGCGCACGATGCTCGACGGGCTCAGCGGCACCCCCGCGGCCGTCGACCTCGTCGTCGGCCCGGACAGCCCCGACGGCGCGCCCTTCCTCACCGCCGACCACCTGGCGAAGATCAGGGCCGTGCCCGGCGTCGCCGAGGCGGTGGGCCGGGCGGAGACCGCCGGAACCACCGGCGGGCAGTACCTGAACCTGACGGCCGACCCCGGCAGCGGACCGCTCGCGGTCACCCACGTCACCCAGGGCCGCTTCCCGGCGGCGCCCGGCGAGATCGCCGTCAGCCCCCGTACGGCGGACCGGCTCGGCCTGCCCGTCGGCACCGCCGTCACCCTCTTCACGGCCTGGGACGACAAGGGCAACCCGGCCAAGCCGGTGAAGTTCACCGTCACCGGCCTGGTCGACGCCCGGGACGACTACGGCTTCACCGGGTACGCGCCGGAGAGCACCGTCGCACCACTCGCCCCCGACGGCCTGCTGGCGCGGGTCGACCTGCGGCTGTCGCCCGGCGCCGACGCGGCCGCCGTGCGCGCGGAGGTGGAACGGGTCGCGCGGTCCGGGCCCGCACCGGCCGAGGGCTACGAGCGCCCGCGGGTCCGCACCGGCCTCGCGGTACGCACGGCCGAGGCCAACAAGGCGGCGGCCGACCTGAACGCCCTCTTCGCCGTGGTCGCGATGTTCGTGGCGATCGCCGTCATCGCCGCCGGCCTGGTCGCCACGTCCACGTTCCGGATCGTCTTCGCCCAGCGGATGCGCCAGCTGGCGCTGCTGCGGGCCGTCGGCGCCGGGCGCGGCTCGATCAGCCGGGCGCTGGCCGCCGAGGGCGCGCTGACCGGCCTCGTCGCCGGCGTGGCCGGCGTACTGGGCGCCCTCGCCGCCGGCCACGCGCTGCCGCCGCTGCTGCGCGCCCTCGAGCTCAGCGTCGCCTCGCCCGGCTGGCCCGTGCTGCCCGCGGCCGGCGTGGTCCTGCTGTCGGTGACCATCACGGTCCTGGCCGTGCTCGCACCGGCGTTCTCGGCCGCCCGGGTCTCCCCGCTCGAGGCGCTGCGGTCGTCCGGCACCACCGGCGCCCGCCGCGACATCGGCGTCCTGCGCTGGGCGTTCGGCCTGCTGTTCGCGCTGGGCGCGGCGGCGTCGGCCGCGTACGTCATCGCCGGACTGCCGGGCCGCGACGACGAGGACTACCGGGTGGAGCCGATGCTGCTCATGGTCGTCGTCTCGGGCGCGCTCGCGTTCTTCGCCCTGATGGCCCTCGGGCCGGTGCTGGTGCGGCCCGTGCTCGCCACCGTCGGCTGGCCGGTGCGGCGCCTCGGCGCGGTCGGCCGGCTCGCGGTCGGCGGGGTCGGCGGTGCGCCCCGGCGGGCCGCCGCGGTGTCCGTGGTCGTGGCGCTGGGCGTGACCCTGATCGCGGGGCTCGTCGTGACCGGGGCCTCGATCCGGGTACTCGCCGACCGGGAACTGGCATCCTCGGTGCCCGCCGACTTCGAACTGACCTCCGGCGGCGACGCCACGCTGCCCGCCGCCGTGTACGACCAGGCGAAGGCGAGCACCGACCTGGCGCACGTCACGCCGTACCGGCGGCTCAACGACGTGCGGGTCGGCGGCTCGGAGTACGGGCTCGCCGCCACCGACCTGGCCATGAAGGGCCTGCCGGCGCTCGACAAGATCGACGTCTCGGCCGGTTCGCTCGCGGACATCGGCCCCGGCCGGATCGCCGTCTCGGGCTTCGCCGCCGACGAGACCGGCCTGAAGGTCGGCGACACCACGACCCTGGCCGCCGCCGGAAAGACCGCCCGGGTACAGGTGGTGGCCACCCTGCCCGACGGGGCACCGCTCCAGTCCTACCTGCTGCTCGACCCGGCCGACCTCACCGGCCTCGGCGCCCCGGCCGGCTACTCGGGCCTGCTCGCCGACGCGGCGAACACCGGCGAGGAGGGCCGGACCGCCGGGCAGAAGGCGTTGCGGCAGCTCGCGCAGGGCCGTACCGGGGTGGGCGTCACCGTCCTGGCCGACCAGCGCGACCAGCTCAACCTGGTCCTCAACGGCGTACTCGCGGTGGCGCTCGGGCTGATCGGGCTGACCGTGCTGATCGCGGTGGTCGGCGTCGGCACGACGACGGCACTCTCGGTGGTGGAACGGGTACGGGAGTCCGGCCTGCTGCGGGCGGTCGGCCTGTCCCGCGGCGGCCTGCGGGTGATGCTCACCGCGGAATCCAGCCTGTACGGCGTCATCGGCGCCACGATCGGCCTGCTCCTCGGCGTCCCGTACGCCTGGCTGTCGATCAAGGCACTCGGGGTGAACGCGCCGCTGTCGCTGCCGGTGTGGCAACTGGCCGCGGTCTTCGCGGCGCTGGTCACCTTCACCGCGCTGGCCGGGGTGCTGCCCGCCCGGAAGGCCTCGCGGGTCAGCCCGGTCGCCGCCCTGGCCACCGACGGCTGA
- a CDS encoding antibiotic biosynthesis monooxygenase family protein has product MIARMWRGWVATEGAGEYVDYINRTGMAEYRRTPGNVDAQMWTRDLGDGRTEVVTLSWWESAEAIRGFAGDDISRAVFYPEDERFLIGREETVTHYTVT; this is encoded by the coding sequence GTGATCGCACGCATGTGGCGCGGCTGGGTCGCGACCGAAGGTGCCGGGGAATACGTCGACTACATCAACCGGACCGGCATGGCCGAATACCGGCGGACTCCGGGCAACGTCGATGCGCAGATGTGGACGCGCGACCTCGGCGACGGCCGCACCGAGGTGGTGACGCTGAGCTGGTGGGAGTCCGCGGAGGCGATCCGCGGTTTCGCCGGCGACGACATCTCGCGGGCCGTCTTCTACCCCGAGGACGAGCGTTTCCTGATCGGCCGCGAGGAGACCGTCACCCACTACACGGTGACCTGA
- a CDS encoding dihydrofolate reductase family protein, with product MGKVVMYSSVSVDGFIADENDQPGPLFDWLSSGDVPLDESGYVKVSQTSYDYTRAYWDQIGVTIAGRHVFDMTDGWDGKPPSGIDHVVVVTHRPAPEGWDPEAPFHFVDGVEAAVAKAQELAGDRLVEVAAGDVGGQALAAGLVDEVRMDVVPVVFGSGKRYFGSVDAQHLLEDPDVVLQSNRVLHLRYQVRR from the coding sequence GTGGGCAAGGTGGTCATGTACAGCTCGGTGTCGGTGGACGGCTTCATCGCGGACGAGAATGATCAGCCCGGGCCGCTGTTCGACTGGTTGTCCAGCGGTGACGTCCCGTTGGACGAGAGCGGCTACGTGAAGGTGTCGCAGACCTCCTACGACTACACCCGGGCGTACTGGGACCAGATCGGGGTGACGATCGCCGGCCGCCACGTCTTCGACATGACGGACGGCTGGGACGGGAAGCCTCCGAGCGGGATCGACCACGTGGTCGTCGTGACACACCGGCCGGCGCCCGAGGGCTGGGACCCCGAGGCGCCGTTCCATTTCGTCGACGGCGTCGAGGCGGCCGTGGCCAAGGCCCAGGAGCTGGCGGGTGACCGCCTGGTCGAGGTCGCCGCCGGCGATGTCGGTGGCCAGGCGCTTGCCGCGGGCCTGGTAGACGAGGTGCGCATGGACGTCGTACCCGTGGTGTTCGGGTCCGGCAAGCGTTACTTCGGGTCGGTCGACGCGCAGCACCTGTTGGAGGATCCCGACGTGGTGCTTCAGAGCAACCGGGTGCTTCACCTGCGCTACCAGGTGCGCCGCTGA
- a CDS encoding GNAT family N-acetyltransferase, whose translation MDDWPLFGLRLRCGEVTLRAVREDDLARLAAILPDDFEQDPRLERLPGLSAAAQERARFCQGYWRALGAWSPSSWSLHLAVGYQGELVGVQTLEGEDFPALRTVDSASWLTRGVRGRGLGVAMRTAALGLAFERLGAVAAVSSAVPANAASLGVSRRIGYAENGVGLVVAPGGRVVELRHLRLTADRWRAAGHGSSVTISGFEPCRPWFGPA comes from the coding sequence GTGGACGACTGGCCGCTGTTCGGGCTCCGGCTGCGGTGCGGGGAGGTGACGCTCCGGGCCGTACGGGAGGACGACCTGGCGCGGCTCGCCGCGATCCTGCCCGACGACTTCGAGCAGGATCCCCGGCTCGAACGCCTTCCCGGCCTGAGCGCCGCGGCGCAGGAGCGCGCGCGGTTCTGTCAGGGGTACTGGCGCGCGCTCGGCGCCTGGTCGCCGTCGTCGTGGAGCCTGCACCTGGCCGTCGGGTACCAGGGTGAGCTGGTCGGCGTACAGACGCTGGAGGGGGAGGACTTCCCGGCGTTGCGGACCGTCGACTCGGCGTCCTGGCTGACGCGCGGGGTGCGCGGGCGCGGGCTCGGGGTCGCGATGCGCACGGCGGCGCTCGGGCTGGCGTTCGAGCGGCTGGGCGCGGTCGCCGCGGTGTCGTCCGCGGTGCCGGCGAACGCGGCCTCGCTGGGTGTCTCGCGGCGCATCGGGTACGCGGAGAACGGTGTCGGTCTGGTCGTCGCGCCGGGCGGCCGGGTGGTCGAGCTGCGGCACCTGCGCCTCACCGCGGACCGGTGGCGGGCGGCGGGACACGGGAGCTCGGTCACGATCTCGGGCTTCGAGCCGTGCCGGCCGTGGTTCGGGCCGGCCTGA
- a CDS encoding N-acetylmuramoyl-L-alanine amidase, which produces MNQRQLVGVVAGSAVLVAGATVVALNLPGGSAPEASRAAPVAAAEPAAVEPVVDDGDGKPVKASLHTLDVAPPAPGARRVEVRKRGTEKFSLLGLTWSDPALTVGGTVEVRTRAVGTGRWSGWQTLETAGTRGPDSGDEAKGDLRGGSEPLWVGPSDGVAARVVSAEGAKPLPAGLRLDLVDPGRKAGSSAGQGGGLALEPSDPATVAPSESAAPAASTAAPAGTTEAPAAPAPATTTAPAPAKGKGIAAVARVPLPSYTSRAGWNAGPAKAEPAVADAVNVMFVHHTADGGNAYNCADSPAHVRAIQTYHMGSQGWDDIGYNFLVDKCGNLFEGRGGGVDRAVVGAHTYGFNTGTAAIAVLGTYTAEGAAEPARKIISQVAAARLTAYGFDPGTTAELTERATDGKFPHLSVQTFQRVSGHRDGVATACPGDGLYAQLPAIRIEASARVLGFKAGAPTGGVSSGGKYYVKGKATLSWSAATPSASIDRFELLVDGAARATLPGTARSGAVDVPSGTHRLQVRATHVSGNADTTAAATVISDVTLPAISAPWLGLRTGTVSTTSVPVAVNFKASDNVKVAWIGGTSPSKATLSATATTWKTSAKPGAAVTFGVSAKDLVGNVRNTSVTRTTALLAETSAKRSGTWTKKSAKSHLNGKALYASKKNAKLTFTFTGRSAALIVGRFKNSGKATVYLDGKKVSTIDTKAGKTTYRQAVWAKSPAYGKHTVTIVVLATSGRPGVTVDGLAYVK; this is translated from the coding sequence GTGAATCAACGGCAACTCGTCGGAGTCGTCGCAGGCTCGGCGGTACTCGTCGCCGGGGCGACGGTGGTGGCGCTGAACCTTCCCGGCGGATCGGCGCCCGAGGCGTCGCGGGCCGCGCCGGTCGCGGCGGCGGAGCCCGCCGCCGTGGAGCCCGTTGTCGACGACGGCGACGGCAAGCCGGTGAAGGCCAGCCTGCACACCCTCGACGTCGCGCCGCCCGCGCCCGGCGCCCGGCGGGTCGAGGTGCGCAAGCGCGGCACCGAGAAGTTCAGCCTGCTCGGCCTGACCTGGTCCGACCCGGCGCTGACCGTCGGCGGCACCGTCGAGGTGCGTACCCGGGCGGTCGGCACGGGCCGCTGGAGCGGGTGGCAGACCCTGGAGACCGCGGGCACCCGCGGCCCCGACAGCGGTGACGAGGCCAAGGGCGATCTCCGCGGCGGCAGCGAGCCGCTGTGGGTCGGCCCGTCCGACGGCGTCGCCGCGCGGGTGGTGAGCGCCGAGGGCGCCAAGCCGCTCCCGGCGGGGCTGCGCCTCGACCTCGTCGACCCGGGCCGCAAGGCCGGTTCCAGCGCGGGACAGGGCGGCGGCCTCGCGCTCGAGCCGAGCGACCCGGCCACGGTGGCGCCGAGCGAGAGCGCCGCGCCCGCCGCGAGCACCGCGGCGCCCGCCGGCACCACCGAGGCGCCCGCGGCACCGGCCCCGGCGACGACCACGGCACCGGCCCCGGCGAAGGGCAAGGGCATCGCGGCGGTCGCGCGGGTGCCGCTGCCGTCGTACACCAGCCGGGCCGGGTGGAACGCGGGTCCGGCGAAGGCCGAGCCGGCGGTGGCGGACGCCGTGAACGTGATGTTCGTGCACCACACCGCGGACGGCGGCAACGCATACAACTGCGCGGACTCGCCGGCGCACGTGCGCGCGATCCAGACGTACCACATGGGCAGTCAGGGCTGGGACGACATCGGCTACAACTTCCTGGTCGACAAGTGCGGGAACCTCTTCGAGGGGCGCGGCGGCGGCGTCGACCGGGCCGTCGTCGGCGCGCACACCTACGGCTTCAACACCGGGACCGCGGCGATCGCGGTGCTGGGCACCTACACGGCCGAGGGCGCCGCCGAGCCGGCGCGCAAGATCATCTCGCAGGTCGCGGCGGCGCGGCTCACGGCGTACGGCTTCGACCCGGGTACGACCGCGGAGCTGACCGAGCGCGCGACCGACGGCAAGTTCCCGCACCTGTCGGTGCAGACGTTCCAGCGCGTCTCCGGGCACCGCGACGGTGTCGCCACCGCGTGCCCCGGCGACGGCCTCTACGCGCAGCTGCCGGCCATCCGGATCGAGGCGTCGGCGCGGGTCCTCGGCTTCAAGGCCGGCGCACCGACCGGCGGCGTCTCGTCCGGCGGTAAGTACTACGTCAAGGGCAAGGCCACCCTGAGCTGGTCGGCGGCGACCCCGTCGGCGTCGATCGACCGGTTCGAGCTGCTGGTCGACGGCGCGGCCCGCGCCACCCTGCCCGGCACGGCCCGCTCCGGCGCGGTCGACGTCCCGTCCGGTACGCACCGGCTACAGGTCCGGGCGACGCACGTCAGCGGCAACGCGGACACGACGGCCGCCGCGACGGTCATCTCGGACGTGACCCTCCCGGCGATCTCCGCGCCGTGGCTGGGCCTGCGCACCGGAACGGTGAGCACGACCTCGGTGCCGGTCGCGGTGAACTTCAAGGCGTCCGACAACGTCAAGGTCGCCTGGATCGGCGGCACGTCCCCGTCGAAGGCGACGCTGTCGGCGACCGCGACGACCTGGAAGACCTCGGCGAAGCCGGGCGCGGCGGTGACGTTCGGCGTGTCCGCCAAGGACCTGGTGGGCAACGTCCGCAACACCTCGGTGACCCGTACCACGGCGCTGCTGGCGGAGACGTCGGCGAAGAGGTCGGGCACCTGGACGAAGAAGTCGGCCAAGTCGCACCTCAACGGCAAGGCGCTGTACGCCTCGAAGAAGAACGCCAAGCTGACGTTCACCTTCACGGGCCGGTCGGCGGCGCTGATCGTCGGCCGCTTCAAGAACTCGGGCAAGGCGACCGTCTACCTGGACGGCAAGAAGGTGTCGACGATCGACACGAAGGCCGGCAAGACGACGTACCGCCAGGCGGTCTGGGCCAAGAGCCCGGCGTACGGCAAGCACACGGTCACGATCGTGGTGCTGGCCACGAGCGGCCGCCCTGGTGTCACGGTCGACGGCCTGGCCTACGTCAAGTAG
- a CDS encoding acyltransferase family protein yields MRNRYLDLLRAAAIVRVIVYHLFGWPWLSILLPAMGIMFALAGSLTAASLDRRSAGAVITSRLRRLLPPLWALALIAVPAMLYLGWADQDGGDEPFTWKLGLWLLPIGDPPGSERGIDVWEPLWYIRAYLWFVVLSPLLYLAYKKIGWAAVPAPILLIAFLDKTGFSLPFGRADAAMWDFATYGACWIAGFAHHDGRLARLRPPVVLGVSTAMGCLALYWLRGHGGGDGYDLNEVSESQALWSLAFVLLALRWQPDMSWLAKNRALDGAVDFLNARAVTIYLWHNIAIAAIWPVLTVLALDDLDIMDGPVDLVAAIGLTVLAVLALGWVEDVAARRRPALWPVSGRRRPAAEPAPEPEPGPRSGRTRSNGFGPEPASVAAASGAGPDPEPSVPVAKPPAPRHASEHVAAADHAAHGGGFAGPPVIPSTPATHGGDRPTWPPAPDDAADRSAPDPSGYGRPPVVPSMHAAHGGERATWSPAPDTAADRSAPGASGYGRPPVAPYPEAAVAFGLPDGGQRLDDLGRQDLRARIAPGQSRGHDDEPAAATSWFGGDSDEGR; encoded by the coding sequence GTGCGCAATCGTTACCTGGACCTGCTCCGGGCCGCCGCCATCGTCCGAGTGATCGTCTACCACCTGTTCGGCTGGCCATGGCTGTCGATCCTGCTGCCCGCCATGGGCATCATGTTCGCCCTCGCGGGATCGTTGACCGCGGCATCGCTGGACAGACGGTCGGCGGGCGCCGTGATCACCTCCCGGCTGCGCCGCCTGCTACCGCCGCTCTGGGCGCTCGCGCTGATCGCCGTGCCGGCGATGCTGTACCTCGGCTGGGCCGACCAGGACGGCGGCGACGAGCCGTTCACCTGGAAGCTGGGCCTGTGGCTGCTGCCGATCGGTGACCCGCCGGGCAGCGAACGCGGCATCGACGTGTGGGAACCCCTCTGGTACATCCGGGCGTACCTCTGGTTCGTGGTGCTGTCGCCGCTGCTGTACCTGGCGTACAAGAAGATCGGTTGGGCCGCGGTGCCCGCGCCGATCCTCCTGATCGCCTTCCTCGACAAGACCGGGTTCTCGCTGCCGTTCGGCCGCGCGGACGCGGCCATGTGGGACTTCGCGACCTACGGTGCGTGCTGGATCGCGGGCTTCGCCCACCACGACGGCCGCCTGGCCCGCCTGCGCCCGCCGGTGGTCCTCGGCGTGTCGACGGCCATGGGCTGCCTGGCGCTGTACTGGCTGCGCGGGCACGGCGGCGGCGACGGCTACGACCTGAACGAGGTATCGGAGTCGCAGGCCCTGTGGTCCCTGGCGTTCGTGCTGCTGGCCCTGCGCTGGCAGCCCGACATGTCCTGGCTGGCGAAGAACCGGGCCCTCGACGGCGCCGTGGACTTCCTCAACGCCCGGGCGGTGACGATCTACCTGTGGCACAACATCGCGATCGCGGCGATCTGGCCGGTGCTGACCGTGCTGGCGCTGGACGATCTCGACATCATGGACGGTCCCGTCGACCTGGTCGCGGCGATCGGGCTGACGGTACTGGCGGTGCTGGCGCTCGGCTGGGTCGAGGACGTGGCGGCCCGCCGGCGCCCCGCCCTGTGGCCGGTATCCGGTCGCCGCCGGCCGGCCGCGGAGCCGGCCCCGGAACCGGAGCCCGGCCCGCGCAGCGGACGGACCAGGTCCAACGGGTTCGGGCCCGAGCCCGCCTCGGTCGCGGCCGCGTCCGGCGCCGGGCCGGACCCGGAGCCGTCCGTGCCCGTGGCCAAGCCACCGGCGCCCCGCCATGCGAGCGAGCATGTCGCCGCGGCGGACCACGCCGCGCACGGTGGCGGCTTCGCCGGGCCGCCGGTGATCCCGTCCACGCCCGCGACTCACGGCGGCGACCGGCCGACGTGGCCACCGGCACCGGACGACGCCGCCGACCGGTCCGCGCCGGACCCGAGCGGATACGGCAGGCCGCCGGTGGTTCCGTCCATGCACGCCGCCCACGGCGGCGAACGGGCGACGTGGTCACCGGCACCGGACACCGCCGCCGACCGGTCCGCGCCGGGCGCGAGCGGGTACGGCAGGCCGCCGGTCGCGCCGTATCCCGAGGCCGCCGTGGCGTTCGGGCTGCCCGACGGCGGGCAGCGCCTCGACGACCTGGGCCGCCAGGACCTTCGCGCCCGGATCGCACCCGGGCAGTCCCGCGGGCACGACGACGAACCGGCCGCGGCGACGTCGTGGTTCGGCGGGGACTCCGACGAGGGCCGCTGA